CTCCAAATAGGCACCTTTTCGTTGCTGTTGTTAAATCCAGTCAAATCCAATGGGACAAGAcaagtaataaataatgattCTTCACGCTTTAAATCTCTGTTAATGTCGGGTtctgataaaacttgtttataaatgcTTTGGCCAGTAGCACCATCAAAACCAGCCTTACACGTTAgtgtcattgtttttattgctttgtcGTTCAATATCAAGTGCCTTAGCACAGGTTCCTGAACTGCACAGATTCTTTGCAAAGTATGAgtcattaaatcttttaaaggaaCTGAAGCTGAATAGTCCTCCACTGTTATGTTTGCAGGATAACATTTCAATTTTGCATCTCTGACATCATTGTAAGCGGGGTAGATGTTATATTCTTTCTCCAAGGCTCCGCTTCTATATTCTATCAATTGATAGGAAGCTTTTGTCAGACTTGCATCAATTATTAAAGCCAGTGCTTCGTCTGCTGAATATTTAGTTGCTTTATCtgtatttgatatatttaaaacattcttggCAGCAATAACAACAGATTCatctctaaatttttattagaagcaaaaaataattcattggATGAATGAGATTCAATAAAACAAGATACACgccgttttttagttttattagaactaTTATCAAATGCAACTGGTTTTCGACCACGTCTACTTGCAGTTGGTTCATTGTCTTTTTTTCTGacaattaaatattcattaagcCAGTTCACAaacttcttttcaaaatttttcacaCTATAGTTTGCagatttccacttttttttatacaagtaaaCAAATCGTTGAACAGCATGTCTAAAATCAACGTCTTTAAAATCAGCAAATTTTGgctgaataaattttaatatatcttcagtaatattttgttttgaaatactaagattgtttttttggaGAAAATTATGAATGTCTAAGTTTAACAAAAccatatctaaataattattgtaacaagtattttgtatttaaaagtaaaatgttataatatatatgccgCCTGGACTACTAATACTTGTTAGTAATTAAGTTACTACAagtgttagtaattaaaattaaaagtaattaaattactgtcagtgttagtaattaaattactaACAACTACCGAAAATATGTTGTTGCTATGTTATGCAAAGTAAGGTATCCATAGTAACCAAAAAAAGTTAACCTCATAAGAATTCTGAATCTCATTTTAATACATACCCCCAATATTGTGTATTTAGCGCAAgtaaaatactgttaaaacaacgttaatgtaaaaatgagttgttgctatgcaaaattTAGTACCATAGCAACCAAgttaaaacatacataaaatcTGAACGGGGATTTAAGGGGACGAGCAATCAATTAAAACTCGATTGAAGCATCATATAgctcaaataaatataagacaACACATGGCAAATTGTggtaattattagttattgtgcggcaaaaaataagtttcttaagaaaattttttttttaatctgtgattttcaaagtataactGAGATAACATGCTATGACAAATTTATTTCACACATTGGTTTTTCTTATCTCTAAATACTCTAGAATAACATgtactaattttttgtttcaaaaacgtagatgtaattgaaatataacacAACGTTGATGTCACCgttaattacttatttataactttttatttttttttattatatctcaATATTCAAATGCTTAGAGTCCTGGTAACTAAgggatttaatataaataaattatcaatagaTTTCTCCTAATGTatgtagatactaaaattaaataggTTTTCAAGATTAGACAACTAAAATTTTTCCCATTTTGACTACCTACTGGCCCACTGTGCGTTCCCTCTATAGAAAAAAACCGCGGTGCATTTTGGTCTTTGTATTCAccgaaaataaacaaattatcaaaacatattATCATgtcagcaataaaaaaagttgatagcTATGAAACTAGTTTGGAAAATGATTCAAATACTATTGATATTGatccatgtttttttaaaaacatttcaatcgCTACTCAACCAGTATTTCGAGAAATATCTAGTCAGTTTAACCAAATAGATGCTGAAGAAGTTGTACAAGAACAAATAAGCTCTTGGTCAAGATGTCTTTCCTTACTACCTAATATAAGCCAAGACAAAAATacacaaatatttaattatagacGATAGTTCGACTGATTTCGGAGCTAGAGGTGCTTCAAAGCATAAAATCTCTGGGTATCAGCTATTTAAGGAGAACTTcgttaaaaatttagttgtaaaaCCTAATGTCAAGATTGAAATAAATTCTTTTCTTGTTAGAGCTAACGTTTCAgcttcaatgaaaaaaaatcagtaccttatttatgtacatttttttcaaaaagaaggaGATATTTTGTATGCTAAATGTAATTGTAAAGCTGGTATGGGAGGATGTTGCAAGCATGTTGCTGCAGTATTATTTCAGTTAAATGAatataagcaattaaatttaaactctgTACCATTCGATAAAACATGAACAGAAATGTTACAACAATGACATGTTCCTGCTGAAGGAAAAAATTCAGAACCAATTAAGCTTTCTAAAGTTTCCTTTGAAAAGAGTGATTTAGAAAAGGATTTAAACAACTCACGAAAGCGTCCTTTTGTATCAGGAAATAGAAACTTTTGTGCAACCCCAATTTTTGCACATAATCCAAGcgatgaaaaaattaaaaaactgtctGATAGTTTATATAATCTAGGAAAAGGAATAGCGTttgcaaatcttttaaaaggaAACAATTATCATTCCACGTTTTACTATGAAACATCAATATCTGAATATCAGCTAAATGTAAAAGAACTCTATTTAAATTCTGATGTCATGTTTAATCTTGTTGATAACATAATTAATGGATTTGAAGTAGAATTCAGTTATTCATTTGAATTTGATGAAACTCAATTgatgtttatttcaaaatatttagttctatcaaaaaagaaaataaagactTTGGAAAGAGCTACTTTATCACAATCTACAAGTTTATGGCTTGAAGAACGAAAAAAACGTTTGACATCTTCAAACTTTGGTTTTGTTATTAATagacaaaaaagtatatttccTGCCTCTATTTTGAatagaattttgaaaaacaataaaaaaagctcTTGCAACAAAGCTTGTAATTGGggtaaaataaatgaaaacaccgcaataaaaaagtatgaaaatataaaaaacgtatCAGTAACGAGATGTGGATTTATCATAAACCCAAAATGGCCTTGGCTCGGTACAAGCCCTGATGGAattgtatttgtaaatgaaaaaataagggGTGTTGAAATCAAATGTccttattcaaaaaaagatttaactatAGCTGAAGCTTGCctagataaaacattttttctttctgttgtTGATGGTAAAACAATGCTTAAACAaaatcatgtttatttttatcaatgtgtGTTTATAGGTGTTATAGCATTATTAGAGTCACAGAACtagattttatagtttatactgaaaaagatgtttttatcgAGAgtattaaatttcttaaagagCAATGGGAAAAAACTTCTTTAccaaaattaactaaattttactTTGAGTTTATGcaagaaaatatatttgcagTTTAGATTaactgtttttctattttttacaaacattttatttatctgaaaCAAAACTATCcaagttttattaatttctggTGCCATAGACAATTTAAATGGTGTTTGTAAaatgtgataattttttattcgcTGTATTGCTCTTTCTACATGAATACGAACAGCAGCAATTTTTCTAGTTTCATTCTCATCTTCTAGACTGAGTTGAGCTTTTCCATTTAGAAATGGTGGTATATTTAATGAAACGTTTTCTGGTAAATCATCAGCAATATCAAAACCTCTATCTGCCATTACACTGTCTCCTGGTTCAAGCAGGTTGTATATGCCACAATCTTTAGTAATTTGTTTGTCCAAAAAACGACCACAGTATAAATCAGAAACAAAAGTTATGGCTCCATTTGGTGCTATTCCAATTAATCCTTTTgctgtatttttatgtttataattagaaaaagttGCAGACTGGCTTCGAAAAGATGTAGGCATTTCGATAAACAGTTCAGTGCAGTCTAAGATTACCCTTGTTGattcatatttttctttaaaacattttggcATTGTTTCTTTTACAGTTTGTTTTGTTGCCCAAATTGGTAGCATACGCATTTGAGAATGCAAAAAATCAGTCCATGTCACTATGATTCTACTAACATGACTTGAGGATATGTCAAAGCGCAGTGCCATGTCTTCAACCAAAAGGCCAAGTCGAAATcttgttaaaactaaaaacaattcaGACTCTGAACTCATTATGCGTCCTCTTccctttttattgtaattaaagtcttttgttttttcaatatttgtatttaacCCCCAATATATAAGTTTGCTTGCAGTAGGTTCTAAATATTctagtaaaactttaaatagatTGTATGATTCAAAGccagtataaaatttaaagtggGCTTGATTATGTTTAAATCTgtcaactataaattttaattgattgatAGTGTGATTttggtttataataatatttttcatttctttctttttagtttttataatgttcAGTTTGTCCTTTAggataataatttctttttttaacttttcaggCTCGGTTTcttcaaatgaaaaattaacatcatttttttCGTTTTCAATTTcgtctatttttcttttatatccaATAGAACTATTTACTGTGATTCTTGGTTTTTTTATGTTGTCTTTAACTTGTTTTGACAGTAAAGATGGACAGTTGTTCATATAAGTCTTTTTTCCTCCTGTAAAGTGGACTGAACAAACCCGATGAGAAGTAGAAGGAACAAAGTTTTTCCTACTAATTAAAGATAGccatttttttctcaaattactTTCTTTTGGGATGATGTAAAAcgataagtttttgtttttgagcgAATTATTGTTGCATAATGGAACACAACAAGTTATGCCACCGCGGTATTTTGTTGTCGTTGTTGACTCAAcagtaatattttctttaatagaATGAGTTATTAGTTTATCACAAGATATTGTATCATTTGAAATCATTTtgaagtctttttaaattaaattacttgactgtttattttaaaaagctttaacaCAGGTTTGTTTATTTTCGGTGAATACAAAGACCAAAATGCATTGCGGTTTTTTTCTATAGAGGGAACGGTCCATTGTGAAAAAACTATTGGCACATTTATATAATTGCGTTCAAAAtgttttggtattt
This genomic interval from Hydra vulgaris chromosome 01, alternate assembly HydraT2T_AEP contains the following:
- the LOC136074388 gene encoding uncharacterized protein LOC136074388, coding for MISNDTISCDKLITHSIKENITVESTTTTKYRGGITCCVPLCNNNSLKNKNLSFYIIPKESNLRKKWLSLISRKNFVPSTSHRVCSVHFTGGKKTYMNNCPSLLSKQVKDNIKKPRITVNSSIGYKRKIDEIENEKNDVNFSFEETEPEKLKKEIIILKDKLNIIKTKKKEMKNIIINQNHTINQLKFIVDRFKHNQAHFKFYTGFESYNLFKVLLEYLEPTASKLIYWGLNTNIEKTKDFNYNKKGRGRIMSSESELFLVLTRFRLGLLVEDMALRFDISSSHVSRIIVTWTDFLHSQMRMLPIWATKQTVKETMPKCFKEKYESTRVILDCTELFIEMPTSFRSQSATFSNYKHKNTAKGLIGIAPNGAITFVSDLYCGRFLDKQITKDCGIYNLLEPGDSVMADRGFDIADDLPENVSLNIPPFLNGKAQLSLEDENETRKIAAVRIHVERAIQRIKNYHILQTPFKLSMAPEINKTWIVLFQINKMFVKNRKTVNLNCKYIFLHKLKVKFS